A part of Myxococcus landrumus genomic DNA contains:
- a CDS encoding aldose epimerase family protein, with the protein MSRAFPGIAGLDTYALVDGGCRVEVIPSRGALVSRMTVDGDEVLYLDEATVADPAKNVRGGIPVLFPIAGPLPGDTYPADRKSFTMSQHGFARRLPWTVRQAEDSLLVVGLTSTEETRRQFPWEFDAQLTFSLVGTRLTLDFDVENRDTRPLPLHLGFHPYFRVPDAAKPVATVETDATHAWDNFHKREVPFTGFDLTLDEVDLHLRDHSGPGTRLTRGPDARPVHLSWSPEFKLLVVWTLRGKDFICVEPWTAAGGALATGQGLLHVEPGERASLAFDIEA; encoded by the coding sequence ATGAGCCGAGCCTTCCCCGGCATCGCCGGGCTGGACACGTATGCGTTGGTCGACGGTGGGTGCCGCGTGGAGGTGATTCCTTCACGCGGGGCCCTCGTCTCGAGGATGACGGTGGACGGCGACGAGGTGCTCTACCTTGACGAGGCCACCGTGGCGGACCCGGCGAAGAACGTGCGCGGTGGCATCCCCGTGCTGTTCCCCATCGCCGGGCCCCTGCCGGGTGACACGTACCCAGCGGACCGGAAGTCCTTCACCATGTCGCAGCACGGCTTCGCGCGGCGCCTGCCGTGGACGGTGCGCCAGGCGGAGGACTCGCTGCTCGTGGTGGGGCTGACCTCCACCGAGGAGACGCGGCGTCAGTTCCCGTGGGAGTTCGACGCGCAGCTCACCTTCTCGCTGGTGGGCACGCGGCTGACGCTCGACTTCGACGTGGAGAACCGGGACACGCGGCCGTTGCCCCTGCACCTGGGCTTCCATCCGTACTTCCGCGTGCCGGACGCGGCCAAGCCCGTGGCCACGGTGGAGACGGATGCCACGCACGCGTGGGACAACTTCCACAAGCGCGAGGTCCCCTTCACCGGCTTCGACCTGACGCTGGACGAAGTGGACTTGCACTTGAGGGACCACTCGGGCCCGGGCACGCGGCTCACGCGAGGCCCCGACGCGCGTCCGGTGCACCTGTCGTGGAGCCCGGAGTTCAAGCTGCTGGTGGTGTGGACGCTGCGCGGCAAGGACTTCATCTGCGTGGAGCCGTGGACCGCCGCCGGTGGCGCGCTCGCCACCGGTCAGGGCCTGCTGCACGTGGAGCCCGGGGAGCGGGCGTCGCTCGCGTTCGACATCGAGGCGTAG